Proteins from a genomic interval of Francisella salimarina:
- a CDS encoding oligopeptide:H+ symporter codes for MTISDVNHSKKSNLTPFWVLWTLELWERFGYYGLQAILAIYFAKKLGFSESEAMLIFGSFSALLYGGPLIGGWIGDNYLGAKRTIFIGAGILFLSYLSLSFSAVIADSFGSTEKTVVMYSLAGVAIGGGLFKANPTSLISKLFEKGDPALDGAMTLYYMAVNIGSFVSMLITPILAAKYGYLHAFLCSAFGMFLGLISYTVFYPKIQRIATEAGKQKMSWMKVLVVIIGACIAIFITGNILEDTTLCTSIVVVIAILALIYFFMQMFKQSDHERKRMLVALILIVQGIIFFVLYQQMPTSLNFFAVNNVDPHFLGMTVHGEQWQVLNPLVIVLMSPLLSVIYKKIPGTHVTKFCFGMTLCAMAFLVLYFPQFTATDGIVSGWWLVASYFFQSTGELLISALGLSMVAELFPRKMSGFALGMWALTTMVAGPIGGYVGALTAPEAGTVFTKVEGLAVYGHVFLTIGIFVAVIAAIMWVARGWLNSIIESTRVHFVSENTHGMHEENAVLPTK; via the coding sequence GTGACTATTAGTGATGTAAATCATTCAAAAAAAAGTAATCTTACCCCTTTCTGGGTATTGTGGACATTAGAGTTATGGGAGAGATTTGGTTATTATGGTCTGCAAGCTATATTAGCCATATACTTTGCTAAAAAATTAGGCTTCAGTGAATCTGAGGCAATGTTGATTTTTGGTTCATTTTCGGCACTATTATATGGTGGTCCATTAATTGGTGGTTGGATTGGTGATAACTATTTGGGTGCTAAGCGTACGATATTTATCGGAGCAGGAATTTTATTTTTATCTTACCTATCTCTTAGTTTTAGTGCGGTTATAGCAGATTCATTCGGTAGTACAGAAAAAACTGTCGTAATGTACTCATTAGCAGGTGTTGCGATAGGTGGAGGTCTATTTAAAGCTAATCCTACTTCTTTAATTTCAAAATTATTTGAAAAAGGTGACCCAGCTCTAGATGGTGCTATGACTTTATACTATATGGCTGTTAATATTGGTTCATTTGTATCTATGCTTATAACCCCTATATTAGCTGCAAAGTATGGCTATTTACATGCTTTTTTATGCTCTGCATTTGGTATGTTTCTTGGTTTGATTAGTTATACTGTTTTCTATCCAAAAATCCAGAGAATTGCTACAGAGGCTGGTAAGCAAAAAATGTCTTGGATGAAAGTCTTAGTAGTGATTATAGGAGCTTGTATAGCTATATTTATTACAGGTAATATTTTAGAAGATACTACTTTATGTACTAGTATAGTGGTTGTAATTGCGATACTAGCACTAATATACTTCTTTATGCAAATGTTCAAACAATCTGACCATGAAAGAAAAAGAATGTTAGTAGCTCTAATATTGATTGTTCAAGGAATTATCTTCTTTGTACTATATCAACAAATGCCTACTTCACTTAATTTCTTTGCAGTTAATAATGTTGATCCTCACTTCTTAGGTATGACTGTTCATGGTGAGCAATGGCAGGTACTTAATCCATTAGTGATTGTACTAATGTCACCTTTATTATCTGTAATATATAAGAAGATACCTGGTACGCATGTAACAAAATTCTGCTTTGGTATGACACTATGTGCTATGGCATTTTTAGTACTATACTTCCCACAGTTTACAGCTACTGATGGTATTGTATCTGGATGGTGGTTAGTTGCTAGCTATTTCTTCCAATCTACTGGAGAGCTTTTAATCTCAGCATTAGGCTTATCTATGGTTGCTGAGCTATTCCCACGCAAAATGAGTGGTTTTGCTCTAGGAATGTGGGCTCTAACAACAATGGTTGCTGGTCCAATTGGTGGTTATGTAGGTGCTTTGACAGCTCCAGAAGCAGGTACTGTATTTACAAAAGTAGAAGGTCTAGCTGTATATGGACATGTATTTTTAACTATAGGAATATTTGTAGCAGTAATCGCAGCTATTATGTGGGTTGCTCGCGGATGGTTAAACTCTATCATTGAAAGTACGAGAGTACATTTCGTATCTGAGAACACTCATGGAATGCATGAAGAGAATGCTGTATTACCTACAAAATAA
- a CDS encoding DEAD/DEAH box helicase → MQFSDLGLNPLICSALEKKGYTKPTPIQAKAIPLVLKGNDVMASAQTGTGKTAGFTLPIIQRLLDQPKAQANRVKTLILTPTRELAAQIQEQIQIYAANTHIRSAVVFGGVSINPQMMKLRKGVEILIATPGRLLDLYSQNALKFDSLNTFVLDEADRMLDMGFINDLKRIHKLLPKKLQTLMFSATFSPEIKNLACEFLDNPQSVSADVVNTTVKKITQKIYTLDKSTKINALISLIKDQDLHQVLVFSRTKHGANKISEKLNKASITSSAIHGNKSQTARTKALADFKSKDINVLVATDIAARGIDIAQLPCVINLDLPNVAEDYVHRIGRTGRAGQDGLAISLVSADEVESLSNIEHLIGHLLPREELEGFEATHNVPITSMSRKTKAKKIDEVKIIAAKRANKNNKNTNQKKSSNHNKDFAKKIKQKIHQNKSVRKPKAQD, encoded by the coding sequence ATGCAATTCTCAGATTTAGGTTTAAATCCTTTAATATGTAGCGCTTTAGAAAAAAAAGGCTATACAAAACCAACTCCAATTCAAGCCAAAGCGATTCCATTAGTTCTAAAAGGTAATGATGTCATGGCATCTGCCCAAACAGGAACAGGCAAGACAGCAGGCTTCACATTACCAATTATCCAAAGACTTCTTGATCAACCAAAAGCTCAAGCAAATCGAGTCAAAACTCTAATCCTAACTCCAACAAGAGAGTTGGCAGCACAAATACAAGAACAAATTCAAATATATGCAGCGAATACTCATATTCGTTCAGCAGTGGTTTTTGGTGGTGTTAGTATCAATCCTCAAATGATGAAGTTACGCAAAGGAGTTGAGATTTTGATAGCGACTCCAGGTAGGTTACTTGATTTATATAGTCAAAATGCTCTTAAATTTGATAGTTTAAATACATTTGTTTTAGACGAAGCAGACAGAATGTTAGATATGGGTTTTATTAATGATTTAAAAAGAATTCATAAGCTTTTACCAAAAAAGTTACAAACATTAATGTTCTCAGCTACATTTTCACCAGAGATAAAAAATCTTGCATGTGAGTTTCTTGATAATCCTCAATCAGTATCGGCTGATGTTGTAAATACAACAGTCAAAAAGATTACGCAGAAAATTTATACACTAGATAAATCAACTAAGATTAATGCTCTGATTTCACTAATAAAAGATCAAGATCTACATCAGGTTTTGGTTTTTTCGCGTACAAAGCATGGCGCTAATAAGATATCAGAGAAGCTAAATAAAGCTAGTATAACAAGTAGTGCAATACATGGTAATAAAAGCCAAACAGCTAGAACAAAGGCATTAGCAGATTTTAAATCCAAAGATATAAACGTCTTAGTTGCAACCGATATCGCAGCACGAGGAATTGATATTGCCCAACTACCATGTGTAATCAATCTTGATCTACCAAATGTAGCTGAAGATTATGTCCATAGAATAGGCAGAACTGGTAGAGCAGGGCAAGATGGTCTAGCTATTTCTTTAGTAAGCGCAGATGAAGTTGAATCACTATCAAATATAGAACATTTAATTGGGCATCTGTTACCACGAGAAGAGTTAGAAGGTTTTGAGGCTACTCATAATGTACCTATTACAAGTATGTCACGTAAAACTAAGGCTAAAAAAATTGATGAAGTCAAAATAATAGCAGCCAAAAGAGCTAATAAAAATAATAAAAACACTAATCAAAAGAAAAGCTCAAATCATAATAAAGATTTTGCAAAAAAGATAAAACAAAAAATTCATCAGAATAAAAGTGTCAGAAAGCCAAAGGCTCAAGATTAA
- the folE gene encoding GTP cyclohydrolase I FolE: protein MNDKYCSKLGRDVQQHLIKLGLEQARNFELDNDAKIAKISKAYREILDALGLQTHEFEKTPFRVARMFTQEIFNGLDYANFPACALYENEFKYEGILTQKNITIMSFCEHHFVPFEGIAEVSFIPKNNNIIGLCRINSICNFFARRPQIQERMTAQIFETLKFILSTDDVSVKIKAKHTCVSFRGTNNQNSETYTEMLGGLFAKKE from the coding sequence ATGAATGATAAATACTGTTCTAAGCTAGGTAGAGATGTACAACAACATCTCATAAAATTAGGTCTAGAACAAGCGAGAAATTTTGAACTTGATAACGATGCTAAAATTGCTAAGATCTCAAAAGCATATCGTGAAATATTAGATGCTCTAGGATTACAGACACATGAATTTGAAAAAACACCTTTTAGAGTAGCTAGGATGTTTACTCAGGAAATATTCAATGGCTTAGATTATGCTAATTTTCCAGCTTGTGCATTATATGAGAATGAATTCAAATATGAAGGAATACTTACACAAAAAAATATAACTATAATGTCATTTTGTGAGCATCATTTTGTGCCATTTGAAGGTATTGCTGAAGTTTCATTTATTCCTAAAAATAATAATATTATAGGCTTATGTCGTATCAATAGTATTTGCAACTTCTTTGCAAGACGTCCACAAATACAAGAAAGAATGACTGCTCAAATATTTGAAACTCTAAAATTCATCCTCTCAACAGATGATGTAAGTGTAAAGATAAAAGCAAAACATACCTGTGTATCATTTAGAGGTACAAATAATCAAAACTCTGAAACATATACCGAAATGCTTGGTGGTCTCTTTGCTAAAAAAGAATGA
- a CDS encoding YdcF family protein, whose translation MSSLLDIGFLFFIILILICIFATGYLRYFVIIVTIIYYLVGNGVIGNILAKPIKLESTDIEQCANTKAIILLGAGINQAFDKLEPSISAYDRILKTAEVYNEYPQDIIISGGSPSGYKLSEAEVYADILYKLGIPKSKIRLEKQSKNTYENAQFTKKILSDHNNTYCLITGGIHYQRAKLIFDSFNINTINIASSKVTPEIGFLPSAYNFYITQAIVHEYLGIAKFYLKRYF comes from the coding sequence ATGAGTAGTTTATTAGATATTGGATTTTTATTTTTTATTATCCTAATACTTATTTGTATATTTGCAACAGGCTATCTTAGATATTTTGTTATCATTGTAACAATTATCTACTATCTCGTGGGTAATGGCGTTATTGGTAATATCTTGGCTAAACCTATTAAATTAGAATCCACAGATATTGAACAATGTGCGAATACCAAAGCAATTATTCTATTAGGAGCTGGTATCAATCAAGCATTTGATAAATTAGAACCTAGCATTAGTGCTTATGATCGTATCCTTAAGACTGCTGAAGTCTATAACGAATATCCTCAAGATATTATAATAAGTGGTGGTTCTCCATCTGGTTATAAGTTATCAGAAGCTGAAGTTTATGCTGATATTCTCTATAAGTTAGGAATTCCTAAATCAAAAATAAGATTAGAAAAACAATCTAAAAACACTTACGAGAATGCTCAATTTACCAAAAAGATTTTAAGCGATCACAATAATACATATTGCTTAATTACAGGAGGTATTCACTATCAAAGAGCTAAGTTAATCTTTGATAGCTTTAATATAAATACAATAAACATAGCTTCATCTAAAGTAACTCCTGAAATAGGTTTTCTACCTAGTGCATATAATTTTTATATAACGCAGGCTATAGTCCATGAGTATTTGGGAATAGCTAAATTTTACTTAAAAAGATATTTTTAG
- a CDS encoding antibiotic biosynthesis monooxygenase family protein, giving the protein MFKEMLLKVAIIFGLTIGMLFLLLDTSDAHAVSNPPILEIVSFKTSEDTSTKQVLDLSSKVTQELKGYQGFIKRTLTQNTVNPNQWVDIIEWKSIDDAHAAMNQALKNKDVEAFLKLMKNGSKVYQTKSEYLSIQSQAS; this is encoded by the coding sequence ATGTTCAAAGAAATGTTATTGAAAGTCGCAATTATATTCGGTCTCACGATTGGTATGCTTTTTTTGCTTTTAGATACATCTGATGCTCATGCAGTAAGCAATCCACCTATTTTAGAGATAGTCTCTTTTAAAACATCGGAAGATACATCTACTAAACAAGTGCTCGATTTGTCTAGTAAAGTGACACAAGAGCTAAAAGGATATCAGGGTTTTATAAAAAGGACTCTAACGCAAAATACTGTTAATCCAAATCAATGGGTTGATATCATTGAGTGGAAATCAATAGATGATGCTCATGCTGCTATGAATCAAGCTCTTAAAAATAAAGATGTAGAAGCATTTCTTAAACTAATGAAGAATGGCTCTAAAGTTTATCAAACTAAATCAGAATATCTAAGTATACAGTCTCAGGCATCTTAA
- a CDS encoding nitrilase-related carbon-nitrogen hydrolase: protein MVKHLKYLIIIIIFISSYGYSQTINIAAAQMLIKQQSFDEFAKDMNRLTKQAKDQGAEIVVFPEDNTVNLIDGLPWGKDSIIKLSEYYSKTKNLVTDLAKKYQMIVIGGTIAKNNDGKISNTVLVGLPNGQVIENDKIYLTPEERNVGYNKFGKNILVLDYKGTKIAVVICYTSEFPNVSEQLSKVKPDIIIAPSYTNDLYGLNRVHTAMKMLSIQNFAYGMVVGMASGLDKQNTQGVDGVSQIIFTSPQNKAFKLNHLNMGNFNKEDVVVEKLDITKLHQARKNYDAFPNADIKYNPTISTKLVSITQ from the coding sequence ATGGTTAAACACCTAAAATATTTAATAATTATCATCATATTTATTAGCAGTTATGGATATAGCCAAACAATTAATATTGCTGCTGCGCAGATGCTAATCAAACAACAGTCTTTTGATGAGTTTGCCAAAGATATGAATAGACTAACTAAGCAAGCTAAAGACCAAGGAGCTGAAATTGTAGTTTTTCCTGAAGATAACACGGTAAACTTAATTGATGGTTTACCATGGGGCAAGGATAGTATTATTAAACTTAGTGAATACTATAGTAAAACTAAAAATTTGGTTACCGACTTAGCTAAAAAATACCAGATGATTGTTATAGGTGGAACTATTGCCAAAAATAATGATGGTAAAATATCCAATACTGTTTTGGTAGGTTTGCCCAACGGGCAAGTAATAGAAAATGATAAAATTTATCTAACTCCAGAAGAAAGAAATGTTGGCTATAATAAGTTTGGTAAAAATATATTAGTACTAGATTATAAAGGCACTAAAATTGCTGTTGTAATATGTTATACAAGTGAATTTCCGAATGTCTCTGAACAACTCTCAAAAGTTAAGCCAGATATTATAATCGCACCATCTTACACCAATGATTTGTATGGTTTAAATAGAGTTCATACTGCAATGAAAATGCTATCTATTCAAAATTTTGCATATGGTATGGTAGTAGGTATGGCTTCAGGCTTAGATAAACAAAATACCCAAGGAGTTGATGGTGTAAGTCAAATAATTTTTACATCTCCTCAGAATAAAGCTTTTAAACTCAATCATTTAAATATGGGTAATTTCAATAAAGAAGATGTAGTTGTCGAAAAACTAGATATTACAAAATTACACCAAGCTCGTAAAAATTATGATGCATTCCCTAATGCAGATATTAAATATAATCCAACAATATCGACTAAATTAGTATCTATAACCCAATAA
- a CDS encoding aldo/keto reductase, with protein sequence MKYTKLGKTDIDVSRICLGTMTWGRQNTQDEGFEQMDYALAQGINFWDTAEMYAIPPTAKTYGKTEEIIGNWFKTRQKRNDVVLATKFSPMTWARNEQNPITDKTNIIDAVNNSLKRLQTDYIDLYQFHWPTNRPHYHFGNWWDFEPLVGQQNKQRIVDNIYEILITCDELVKAGKIRHIGLSNDSAWGINQFINLAEKHNLPRLASIQHEYNLNRRRDETDIMETCALEEISYLAWSPLEQGVLTGKYRNGARPAGTRMSAEILDGQEDRYAFRFATNDDAVTEYIKVAEKHNLDICQMAIAFTIRKAYMSCSIIGATSMEQLKTNIESINLNLSDEVLADIEKVRRKYPVPF encoded by the coding sequence ATGAAATATACTAAACTTGGTAAAACTGATATTGATGTTAGTAGAATATGTCTTGGTACTATGACTTGGGGACGTCAAAATACTCAAGATGAAGGCTTTGAGCAGATGGATTATGCTCTTGCTCAAGGTATTAACTTTTGGGATACTGCCGAAATGTATGCAATCCCCCCTACTGCTAAGACTTATGGCAAAACTGAAGAAATAATCGGTAACTGGTTTAAAACAAGGCAGAAACGAAATGATGTAGTATTAGCGACTAAGTTTTCGCCTATGACATGGGCTAGAAATGAGCAAAACCCTATCACTGATAAGACAAATATTATTGATGCTGTAAATAATAGTCTAAAGCGCTTACAAACTGATTATATTGATTTATACCAATTCCACTGGCCGACAAATAGACCTCACTATCATTTTGGCAATTGGTGGGATTTTGAACCTTTAGTAGGTCAACAAAATAAACAGCGCATAGTTGATAATATCTATGAAATTCTAATTACTTGTGATGAGTTAGTTAAAGCTGGAAAGATTAGACATATTGGGCTGTCAAATGATTCAGCTTGGGGGATAAATCAATTTATTAACTTAGCAGAAAAACATAATCTACCACGTCTTGCAAGTATTCAGCATGAATATAATCTAAATCGCCGTAGAGATGAAACGGATATCATGGAGACATGTGCTCTTGAAGAGATATCATATCTTGCATGGTCACCACTTGAACAAGGAGTTTTAACGGGTAAATATCGCAATGGTGCTCGCCCTGCTGGTACTAGAATGTCTGCTGAAATTCTAGATGGGCAAGAAGATCGCTATGCTTTTAGATTTGCTACTAATGATGATGCTGTCACTGAATATATCAAAGTCGCTGAAAAACATAATCTTGATATATGTCAAATGGCTATAGCTTTTACAATTAGAAAAGCCTATATGAGTTGTAGCATAATTGGTGCTACATCTATGGAACAACTAAAAACAAATATTGAATCTATTAATCTAAATCTCTCTGATGAGGTTTTAGCTGATATTGAAAAAGTTAGAAGAAAATATCCTGTTCCATTTTAG
- a CDS encoding aldo/keto reductase: protein MKYTKLGKTNIDISRICLGTMTWGAQNTQDQGFEQMDYALSQGVNFWDTAELYAVPPTPDTYGKTEEIIGNWFASRQKRQDVILATKFSPIPWARNEENPQINRENIISAVDNSLRRLKTDYIDLYQFHWTVNRPNYHFADWWSFEPAQGANAKQQIQDNILETLKACDELIKAGKIRHIGLSNDSAWGLNQFINLAEKHNLPRIVSLQNEYNLLRRRDETDVMETCAIEDISYLAWSPLQMGILSGKYLDGNIPAGSRMSDEVMGSPEQKARFATRQNATVDLAVKEYLEIAMKHNLDVCQMAIAFTIRKEYMSSSIIGATTMQQLKTNIDAINLELSAEVLADIEKVRRKYPIPF from the coding sequence ATGAAATATACAAAACTAGGTAAAACTAACATTGATATAAGTAGAATCTGCCTTGGAACTATGACTTGGGGGGCACAAAATACTCAAGATCAAGGTTTTGAACAAATGGATTATGCTCTTTCTCAAGGAGTTAATTTTTGGGATACTGCTGAGCTATATGCTGTTCCACCAACACCTGATACTTATGGTAAGACAGAAGAAATAATTGGTAACTGGTTTGCTTCTAGACAAAAAAGACAGGATGTTATATTAGCTACGAAATTCTCGCCTATTCCTTGGGCTAGAAATGAGGAAAATCCTCAGATAAATCGTGAAAATATTATTTCAGCTGTTGATAATAGCCTTAGAAGATTAAAGACAGACTATATCGATTTATATCAATTTCACTGGACTGTAAATCGACCGAACTATCATTTTGCAGATTGGTGGTCATTTGAACCAGCTCAGGGTGCTAATGCTAAACAACAAATACAAGATAATATTCTTGAAACACTTAAAGCATGTGATGAACTTATTAAAGCTGGGAAAATTAGACATATTGGATTATCAAATGATTCAGCTTGGGGTCTAAATCAGTTTATTAACTTAGCAGAAAAACATAATCTACCAAGAATAGTTAGTTTACAAAATGAGTATAACTTACTTAGAAGAAGAGATGAAACTGATGTAATGGAGACTTGTGCTATTGAAGATATATCTTATCTAGCATGGTCACCACTACAAATGGGAATTTTAAGTGGTAAGTACTTAGATGGTAATATCCCCGCTGGAAGTAGAATGTCTGATGAGGTTATGGGATCACCTGAGCAGAAAGCTCGATTTGCAACTAGACAAAATGCTACAGTTGACTTGGCTGTTAAAGAATATTTAGAAATCGCTATGAAACATAATTTAGATGTTTGCCAAATGGCGATAGCTTTCACAATTAGAAAAGAATATATGAGCTCTAGTATAATTGGGGCAACTACTATGCAACAACTAAAGACTAATATTGATGCTATAAATCTTGAGTTGTCAGCTGAAGTATTAGCAGATATCGAAAAAGTTAGAAGAAAATATCCAATACCGTTCTAA
- a CDS encoding MFS transporter: MYTRMINTSLSAFSIPLVNQYGFSSIDIAFAISIYSVAMLIMKIPVGIIVDRYGIDIPVMVAMTVVLIGTIIFAFPINSATLLASRFIIGVGTAFAMLSAYRLTSIILSKRLFAIATGFIYFFGSLAVSISGAPLNYAVKQYSYTYIVLTLAGIMLVILMLYSISRFKYGRIPRSDDIKSFSDYFAGIKDIFKDRQIIFTILYASLFTCVFFNTIGYWGNTILLNTKLASQQAGLIGNSIASLASGIASIVVGLIIATQFLKRSHIFIFTSLASISVIMIFYTNISNIYILSLAALFFGIGFGFTGIVFDTANKRKQSYLVSILSLLFLVEYILNSIINPLAAYIQKAIVDCGFATFLSYKIAYGLFLGLLIIANILSFYIKPQKI, translated from the coding sequence ATGTATACTCGCATGATAAATACTTCACTTTCAGCATTTTCTATACCATTGGTAAATCAATATGGATTTTCTAGTATTGACATTGCTTTTGCGATATCAATATATAGTGTCGCAATGCTAATTATGAAGATACCTGTTGGAATTATAGTTGATAGATATGGTATTGATATCCCTGTAATGGTTGCGATGACAGTAGTTCTAATTGGAACTATAATTTTTGCTTTCCCTATTAACTCAGCTACTCTACTAGCTTCACGATTTATTATAGGTGTCGGTACAGCTTTTGCTATGTTGAGTGCTTATAGACTAACAAGTATTATTCTTAGTAAGCGTCTATTTGCAATTGCGACAGGTTTTATTTATTTCTTTGGCTCGTTAGCAGTTTCTATTTCAGGAGCGCCACTAAATTATGCTGTTAAGCAATACAGCTATACTTATATAGTTTTAACATTAGCAGGTATTATGCTTGTTATATTGATGCTCTACTCTATTAGCAGATTTAAATATGGTAGGATTCCTAGAAGCGATGATATCAAATCATTTAGTGATTATTTTGCTGGTATTAAAGATATTTTCAAAGATAGACAAATAATCTTTACGATACTTTATGCTAGTCTTTTTACCTGTGTCTTTTTCAACACTATTGGCTATTGGGGAAATACTATCTTATTAAATACTAAGCTAGCTAGCCAACAAGCTGGTTTAATAGGTAATAGTATTGCATCACTTGCTTCTGGTATTGCTTCAATCGTTGTTGGTCTAATTATTGCTACTCAATTTCTTAAAAGAAGTCATATTTTTATTTTTACATCACTAGCTAGTATTTCGGTTATTATGATCTTTTATACCAACATCAGTAATATTTATATACTTAGTTTGGCTGCATTGTTTTTTGGTATTGGTTTTGGTTTTACAGGTATAGTTTTTGATACTGCAAATAAACGTAAGCAAAGTTATCTTGTTAGTATATTATCACTACTATTTTTGGTTGAATATATCTTAAATAGCATTATTAATCCACTAGCTGCGTATATCCAAAAAGCTATCGTAGATTGTGGTTTTGCTACTTTTTTGAGTTATAAAATAGCTTATGGTTTATTCTTGGGATTATTGATTATTGCTAATATTTTAAGCTTTTATATAAAACCTCAAAAAATATAA
- a CDS encoding anthranilate synthase component II: MVLYIDHYDSFSSTIVDYITYLGYQVSMVKTDEQIDNIEQYSHIIIGPGPGHPDEIKNIYPIIEYCQQNNLPLLGICLGHQLIAQYYGAKIIKAKQICHGKLSEIKQLQSSALYKDHPLKFAVTRYHSLIVNDIKEPLITLASTENDEIMSFAHRNANIFGVQYHPEAYLTEYGLLTLKNFLAL, from the coding sequence ATGGTTTTATATATTGATCATTATGATTCATTTAGTAGTACGATTGTTGATTATATAACTTATCTTGGCTATCAAGTATCAATGGTAAAAACTGATGAGCAAATTGATAATATTGAGCAATATTCACATATTATTATTGGCCCAGGACCAGGTCATCCAGATGAGATTAAAAATATCTATCCAATCATTGAGTATTGTCAGCAAAATAATTTGCCTTTGTTAGGAATATGTTTAGGTCATCAGCTTATTGCTCAATATTATGGAGCAAAAATCATAAAAGCTAAACAAATATGCCATGGCAAACTCTCAGAGATTAAACAGCTTCAATCATCAGCATTATATAAAGATCATCCACTGAAATTTGCTGTAACACGTTATCATTCTTTAATTGTTAATGATATTAAAGAGCCTTTGATTACTTTAGCCTCAACCGAGAATGATGAAATTATGTCTTTTGCTCATCGAAATGCAAATATTTTTGGTGTTCAATATCATCCAGAAGCATATTTGACCGAATACGGTTTATTAACTTTAAAGAATTTTTTAGCTCTTTGA